ACGACGCGTTCCGCGAGGAGGCCGCGAGCGACCGCTACCGCGGCATCCTCGGCGCGTCCGACGACGAACTGGTCTCGTCGGACATCGTCGGAGACGACCGCGCTTCCATCGTCGACCTGGGCATGACCCGCGTCGTCGACGGCGACCTTGTGAAGATCATGGCGTGGTACGACAACGAGTGGGGCTATGCGCGGCAGATGATCCGTGAGGCCGTGAGGATAGCGGGGAGCTGAGGCGGTCGCGCGCCCGGCCCGCGAAGTGCCGCGGGGGCGGCTGTTCCGTCGAGCGAGCGACAGCAGAGGAGGTATCCGAGGATGTCCGACGCACTGGTTCGATGGCTCGAGGACGTGGGGTCCGACGACGTGGGACAGGTCGGCGGGAAGAACGCGTCGCTGGGCGAGATGATCCGCGAGCTCAAGGAGGAGGGCGTGCGCGTTCCCGGCGGGTTCGCGACGACGGCCGAGGCGTATAGACGGTTCATCGCCGCGAACGGCATCGAGGACGAGATCCGGGCGACGCTGGCCGAGCTCGACGAGGACCGGGAGAACCTCGATTCGGTCGGACGGTCCGTCAGACGCCTCTTCGCGAAGGGCGAGTTCCCCGATGAGATCGGCGAGGCCGTCCGGAACGCGTATCGTGAGCTCTCGGCGCGGAACGACACGAAGGCGGTCCACGTCGCGGTCAGAAGCAGCGCGACGGCGGAGGACCTTCCGGAGGCGAGCTTCGCGGGTCAGCAGGAGACCTTCCTCAACGTCTCCGGCGCGGACGACCTCCTGGAGGCGTGCCGCAGGTGCTACGCCTCGCTCTTCACCGACCGTGCCATCGCGTACCGGGAGGAGCAGGGCTTCGACCATATGGACGTGGCGCTCTCGGTCGGGGTTCAGACCATGGTGCGGTCGGACAAGTCGGGCTCCGGCGTCATGTTCACCATTGACACGGAGACCGGCTTCCCGAACGTCGTCGTCATCAACGCCGCGTGGGGTCTGGGAGAGAACGTCGTGCAGGGCGCCGTCAACCCAGACGAGTACATCGTCTTCAAGCCGCTGCTCGACGGCGATCACGTGCCGATCGTCGGCAGGCACCTCGGTGAGAAGGAACGGAAGATGGTGTACTCGAAGAAGGGTGCCAGCAGCCCGACCAAGAACGT
The nucleotide sequence above comes from Candidatus Effluviviaceae Genus V sp.. Encoded proteins:
- a CDS encoding type I glyceraldehyde-3-phosphate dehydrogenase, which codes for ANFVPTSTGAAIAATKALPQYEGLFDGVAVRAPIPVGSIADLVFLTDRKTTAEEVNDAFREEAASDRYRGILGASDDELVSSDIVGDDRASIVDLGMTRVVDGDLVKIMAWYDNEWGYARQMIREAVRIAGS